A genomic segment from Nonomuraea helvata encodes:
- a CDS encoding xylan 1,4-beta-xylosidase: MIPTDGRHARRRSPWPLALGAGILAVVLVAGIMVYASTRSKARSMFRGDEVASTVPNEPAPQLEQPPALANWPRWGVTHTQYSADNEPRRVAEQAKGMLGRVPMLQNQHIMGWGVGNPEPSPGQFNFRDLNRRLRFMASSRAVPVITLCCAPDWMKGGQAGRTDWSRNHTVAPKPEHFDDYAKLAARVARQYPTVKHYLVWNEFKGFWDPSRNRWDAESYTALYNKVYTALKQVDRNIQVGGPYMPIESNARGGRSELSGPWGTVDQRALDAIEYWLDHKKGADFVVVDGASMTNDRGNIPDDFAAQNKFGAITTWLRQKSRDLPVWWAEWYVEPENSGWSERKRTAVQAAALMEFARSGVTTALYWNPQQQGAGECSGCLWAPKVGGEMPMAGLLSGFTKWFPVGVRVERVDTSNPRITALGQERQVVMVNTSDRPVSARVDGRRVTLKPYEIKWSGRGGA, encoded by the coding sequence GTGATTCCAACTGACGGCCGGCACGCGCGGCGACGATCTCCGTGGCCGCTCGCTCTGGGAGCGGGCATTCTCGCGGTGGTGCTCGTGGCGGGCATCATGGTCTACGCCTCGACGCGCAGCAAGGCCCGGAGCATGTTCAGGGGCGACGAGGTCGCCTCGACGGTGCCCAACGAGCCCGCGCCGCAGCTGGAGCAGCCGCCGGCGCTCGCCAACTGGCCGCGCTGGGGCGTCACCCACACCCAGTACAGCGCCGACAACGAGCCGCGGCGGGTCGCCGAGCAGGCCAAGGGCATGCTCGGCCGGGTCCCGATGCTGCAGAACCAGCACATCATGGGCTGGGGCGTCGGCAACCCCGAGCCGAGTCCTGGTCAGTTCAACTTCCGCGACCTGAACCGGCGGCTGAGGTTCATGGCGTCGTCGCGGGCCGTGCCGGTGATCACGCTGTGCTGCGCGCCCGACTGGATGAAGGGCGGGCAGGCCGGGCGTACGGACTGGAGCAGGAACCATACGGTCGCGCCGAAACCGGAACACTTCGACGACTACGCGAAACTGGCCGCCAGGGTCGCCAGGCAGTATCCGACCGTCAAGCACTACCTGGTGTGGAACGAGTTCAAGGGCTTCTGGGATCCGTCCAGGAACCGCTGGGACGCCGAGTCGTACACCGCGCTGTACAACAAGGTCTACACGGCCTTGAAGCAGGTGGACAGGAACATCCAGGTCGGCGGCCCGTACATGCCGATCGAGAGCAACGCCAGAGGCGGCCGCTCCGAACTGAGCGGGCCGTGGGGCACGGTCGACCAGAGGGCGCTGGACGCGATCGAATACTGGCTGGACCACAAGAAGGGCGCCGATTTCGTCGTCGTCGACGGCGCCTCCATGACGAACGACCGGGGCAACATCCCCGATGATTTCGCGGCCCAGAACAAGTTCGGCGCGATCACGACCTGGCTGCGGCAGAAGAGCCGTGACCTGCCTGTGTGGTGGGCCGAATGGTACGTCGAGCCGGAGAATTCGGGCTGGTCGGAGCGGAAGCGCACGGCGGTTCAGGCGGCGGCGCTGATGGAGTTCGCCAGGAGCGGCGTGACGACCGCTCTTTACTGGAATCCGCAGCAGCAGGGGGCGGGCGAGTGCTCGGGCTGCCTGTGGGCCCCGAAAGTCGGCGGTGAGATGCCGATGGCCGGCCTGCTCAGCGGCTTCACGAAGTGGTTCCCGGTGGGGGTGCGGGTGGAGCGGGTGGACACCTCGAACCCCCGGATCACGGCACTGGGCCAGGAGCGCCAGGTCGTCATGGTGAACACCTCGGACAGGCCCGTCTCCGCGAGGGTGGACGGCCGGCGGGTGACGCTGAAACCGTACGAGATCAAGTGGTCAGGCCGCGGCGGCGCCTGA
- a CDS encoding SDR family oxidoreductase produces the protein MSTVALITGAASGIGAAVARRLAAGGARCVLVDLDGEGVERLAKELGGAWLAADVSQEEASLEAVALAERRFGRLDLVHLNAGVSGQVDLADFDVARYRQVVGVNMDGVVFGVRASVPLLIRSGGGAIVATSSLAGLVGFSGDPIYTMTKHAVVGLVRALAEPLAVQNIRINAVCPGFTDTPLVAESREMFVDAGFPLLTAEDVAAAVESAFYADTPGTLLVVQPGRQPVPYRYAGVPGPAGGQRPPAL, from the coding sequence ATGAGCACTGTTGCACTCATCACCGGAGCGGCCAGCGGCATCGGCGCCGCCGTGGCGCGGCGGCTGGCGGCGGGCGGTGCCAGATGCGTCCTCGTCGACCTCGACGGCGAAGGCGTCGAGCGGCTGGCCAAGGAGCTGGGCGGCGCGTGGCTGGCCGCCGACGTCAGCCAGGAGGAGGCCTCCCTGGAGGCGGTGGCGCTGGCCGAGCGGCGCTTCGGCCGGCTCGACCTGGTCCACCTCAACGCGGGCGTCTCCGGGCAGGTGGACCTCGCGGACTTCGACGTGGCGCGGTACCGCCAGGTGGTCGGGGTGAACATGGACGGCGTCGTGTTCGGGGTGCGGGCCAGCGTCCCGCTGCTCATCCGGTCCGGCGGGGGCGCCATCGTGGCCACCTCGTCGCTGGCCGGACTCGTGGGATTCTCCGGCGACCCGATCTACACCATGACCAAGCACGCCGTCGTCGGCCTGGTGAGGGCGCTCGCCGAGCCGCTGGCCGTGCAGAACATCCGGATAAACGCCGTATGCCCGGGATTCACCGACACGCCGCTGGTGGCCGAGTCGCGGGAGATGTTCGTCGATGCCGGGTTCCCGCTGCTCACGGCAGAGGACGTGGCCGCCGCCGTCGAATCCGCCTTCTACGCCGACACCCCCGGCACGCTCCTGGTCGTGCAGCCCGGCAGACAGCCGGTGCCGTACCGCTATGCGGGGGTGCCGGGCCCCGCAGGAGGCCAGCGGCCACCCGCGCTCTGA
- a CDS encoding phosphotransferase family protein → MTVPGIDRPALVAWMGRHVPDAGEPLSVSLISGGRSNLTYLVEARERRLVLRRPPLGHVLPTAHDMRREWRVISALAPTPVPVPSPVAFCGDESVIGAPFYLMGYVAGAAVRTREELGSPSPERTRRLSERLAEVLAAIHAVDYREVGLGDFGRPEGYLSRQLDRWGQQWERSKTADLPEYDRLVRRLRERLPASSDSTLVHGDYRLDNTLIKLGDSPEIAAVVDWEMSTLGDPLADLGLTLTYWHDRGDSERAGIPVAGDVTVAPGFMNSSEFAAHYAKVSGRDISDLGFYVAFGNFKLAVIVEGIHARFRQGKTVGEGFDRIGSAVPTLISRAHRMLDQP, encoded by the coding sequence ATGACCGTACCTGGCATTGACCGGCCCGCACTGGTCGCATGGATGGGCCGGCACGTGCCCGACGCGGGCGAGCCGCTGTCCGTCTCGCTGATCTCCGGCGGCAGGTCCAACCTGACCTACCTCGTCGAGGCCCGCGAGCGCCGCCTGGTGCTGCGCAGGCCGCCGCTCGGTCACGTGCTGCCCACCGCCCACGACATGCGGCGCGAGTGGCGGGTCATCTCGGCGCTCGCGCCCACGCCCGTTCCGGTGCCCTCGCCGGTCGCGTTCTGCGGGGACGAGTCAGTCATCGGCGCGCCGTTCTATCTCATGGGGTACGTGGCGGGCGCGGCCGTACGGACCCGGGAAGAGCTGGGCTCGCCTTCGCCGGAGCGGACGCGGCGGCTGTCGGAGCGGCTGGCCGAGGTGCTGGCGGCCATCCACGCGGTGGACTACCGCGAGGTGGGGCTGGGGGATTTCGGGCGGCCCGAGGGGTACCTGAGCAGGCAGCTCGACCGTTGGGGGCAGCAGTGGGAGCGGTCGAAGACGGCGGATCTGCCCGAGTACGACCGGCTCGTGCGGCGGCTGCGGGAGCGGCTGCCCGCCTCGTCCGACAGCACGCTGGTGCACGGGGACTACCGGCTGGACAACACGTTGATCAAGCTTGGCGACTCTCCCGAGATCGCGGCCGTGGTGGACTGGGAGATGTCCACGCTGGGTGATCCGCTGGCCGATCTGGGGCTCACTTTGACGTACTGGCACGATCGGGGGGATTCGGAACGGGCCGGGATTCCGGTGGCGGGAGATGTGACAGTGGCGCCCGGGTTCATGAATTCATCGGAGTTCGCCGCCCACTACGCAAAGGTTTCAGGCCGGGATATTTCAGATCTTGGGTTTTATGTGGCTTTTGGAAACTTCAAGCTCGCGGTCATCGTGGAGGGTATCCACGCCCGGTTCCGGCAAGGTAAGACGGTTGGGGAGGGATTCGACCGCATCGGCTCCGCGGTGCCGACGCTGATCTCCCGCGCACATCGCATGCTCGACCAGCCCTGA
- a CDS encoding GNAT family N-acetyltransferase, which produces MVRVAVLYDGPDIVGFFPFERHPLGIGKPVAAGLTDAQGLIRAKDFEIEPRSLMKACGLAVYEFDHLVSGQPLLSARHSRHPSPIIDLRGGYDHYTEELRKHSGKTYKSTLAKSRKLEREAGTVRHDYATTDLAPLHTLLGWKTDQYRRTGRTDRFAHRWIVELVERLLATRSDSFAGVLDMVYVDDRPMAGHFGLRTRTTLAGWFPAYDPHFAKYSPGLIHHLAMAEQAAKNGIQMIDMGRGEKEYKDKLKTGQLEVAEGRVARIGAAAGVHWMLRVPVRKTRATVLGNPLLLKTADKALKTYGRLRTVLQG; this is translated from the coding sequence ATGGTGCGAGTCGCCGTTCTTTACGATGGTCCGGACATCGTGGGCTTCTTTCCTTTTGAGCGACATCCGCTGGGCATCGGCAAACCGGTCGCCGCCGGGCTGACCGACGCGCAGGGGCTGATCCGCGCCAAGGACTTCGAGATCGAACCGCGCAGCCTGATGAAGGCCTGCGGGCTCGCGGTGTACGAGTTCGACCACCTGGTGTCCGGCCAGCCGCTGCTGAGCGCCCGGCACTCGCGGCACCCGTCGCCGATCATCGACCTGCGGGGCGGCTACGACCACTACACGGAGGAGCTCAGGAAGCACTCCGGCAAGACGTACAAGTCCACCCTGGCCAAGTCGCGCAAGCTCGAGCGCGAGGCGGGGACGGTCCGCCACGACTACGCCACCACCGATCTGGCGCCCCTCCACACGCTGCTCGGCTGGAAGACCGACCAGTACCGCCGCACGGGGCGCACCGACAGGTTCGCGCACCGCTGGATCGTGGAGCTGGTCGAGCGGCTGCTGGCGACCCGCTCGGACAGCTTCGCCGGGGTGCTGGACATGGTGTACGTGGACGACCGGCCGATGGCCGGGCATTTCGGGCTGCGTACGCGTACGACGCTCGCCGGGTGGTTCCCCGCCTACGACCCCCATTTCGCTAAATACTCCCCCGGCCTCATCCACCACCTGGCGATGGCCGAGCAGGCCGCCAAGAACGGCATCCAGATGATCGACATGGGCCGCGGGGAGAAGGAGTACAAGGACAAGCTGAAGACGGGCCAGCTCGAGGTGGCCGAGGGCCGTGTGGCACGGATCGGCGCGGCGGCGGGCGTCCACTGGATGCTGCGGGTGCCGGTGCGCAAGACGCGCGCCACGGTGCTGGGCAACCCGTTGCTGCTCAAGACCGCCGACAAGGCGCTCAAGACGTACGGGCGGCTCCGTACCGTCCTGCAAGGGTGA